In Saprospiraceae bacterium, a genomic segment contains:
- the dprA gene encoding DNA-protecting protein DprA, producing MYDENTLYQIALTKIEHVGATTAKNLIRICGSPAQIFKEKKWKLKKIPQLRASAFQNLSDPAALKKAEAELEYVLKNGIRILYYENEEFPWRLKQQVDAPILLYAKGELISNAERVISVVGTRNITDYGKQLVEEFVSAFQQEAFQIVSGLAYGVDTATHQQCVKLQIQTVGILGHGLDRIYPHANTALAEKMLTNGGLMTEYGMNTKPDRENFPMRNRIIAGLCDALVVVETGESGGSMITAEIANSYNKDVFAYPGRVHDPYSKGCIKLIKEHKAQLMAAPTDLISAMNWDVKNDKKQEYQLHLFSDLQTDEKNLCEILQKLNVAHIDKLHQLSEITPGKLASALLSLEFKGLIRSHPGKRYTLVV from the coding sequence ATGTACGATGAAAATACCCTTTACCAAATTGCACTAACAAAAATTGAGCACGTAGGTGCTACCACAGCTAAAAACCTTATCCGGATTTGCGGTAGCCCTGCACAGATTTTTAAAGAAAAAAAATGGAAGCTGAAAAAAATTCCTCAGCTTCGGGCCAGTGCATTTCAAAATTTAAGCGATCCTGCAGCTTTGAAAAAAGCGGAAGCCGAATTGGAGTATGTACTTAAAAATGGAATTCGCATTTTATATTATGAAAATGAAGAGTTTCCATGGCGGCTAAAACAACAAGTGGATGCTCCGATATTGTTATACGCAAAAGGCGAGTTAATCAGTAATGCTGAACGAGTTATCTCAGTGGTTGGAACCCGGAATATAACCGACTATGGAAAACAATTAGTCGAAGAATTCGTTTCCGCATTTCAACAAGAAGCCTTTCAAATTGTAAGCGGTCTGGCTTATGGAGTTGATACCGCAACACATCAACAATGTGTTAAACTTCAAATCCAAACCGTGGGCATATTAGGCCATGGTCTTGACAGAATTTATCCGCATGCCAACACTGCCCTTGCAGAAAAAATGCTAACTAACGGCGGATTGATGACCGAATATGGAATGAATACGAAACCGGATCGCGAAAATTTTCCAATGCGAAACAGGATCATTGCAGGACTGTGTGATGCATTAGTCGTTGTCGAAACAGGAGAAAGCGGCGGAAGTATGATCACGGCTGAAATCGCAAATTCATACAATAAAGATGTTTTTGCTTATCCCGGAAGAGTCCATGATCCGTATTCAAAAGGTTGTATCAAATTGATCAAAGAACACAAGGCCCAACTCATGGCTGCACCTACAGATCTCATTTCAGCAATGAATTGGGATGTCAAAAATGACAAAAAACAAGAATACCAATTGCACTTATTTTCTGACTTACAAACAGATGAAAAAAATCTATGTGAAATTTTACAAAAATTAAATGTTGCACATATAGACAAGCTTCACCAATTGTCGGAAATAACTCCGGGCAAATTAGCCAGCGCACTTTTAAGCCTTGAATTCAAAGGGCTCATTCGCTCACATCCGGGAAAAAGATATACTTTGGTTGTTTAA
- a CDS encoding RNA-binding protein: protein MNLYVGNLDYSVKEPQLEAMFAEFGEVSSVKIITDKMTGRSKGFGFVEMPNDDEAQEAIANLDQKTIKDRAISVSEAKPPEQRERKPFRPSSNRDSNDRFKRRY from the coding sequence ATGAATCTTTACGTAGGAAACCTTGACTACTCAGTTAAGGAGCCACAATTGGAAGCTATGTTCGCCGAATTCGGTGAGGTATCTTCAGTTAAAATTATCACAGACAAAATGACCGGAAGAAGCAAAGGTTTCGGTTTCGTTGAAATGCCTAATGACGACGAAGCACAAGAAGCTATTGCAAACCTCGATCAAAAAACCATTAAGGACCGTGCAATTTCTGTATCGGAAGCTAAACCACCAGAACAGAGGGAAAGAAAACCTTTCAGACCTTCTTCCAATCGCGACTCAAACGATCGCTTTAAGAGAAGATATTGA
- a CDS encoding DEAD/DEAH box helicase: MQKVISFEDLGIQPEIVAGLLELGIVEPTEIQQKAIPVLVEAARDFIGMAQTGTGKTAAFGLPAIQSIQVNQYRPQVLIISPTRELCMQISNDLKKYAKGTKGIHVVPVYGGSSIGLQIKSLKQGAHIVVATPGRLVDLIERKAIQLDMIRQVVLDEADEMLNMGFRDDMEFILGATPVEKTTALFSATMSKEIREIASNYLKDPVEVTIGKKNLGHPNITHQYAVVSAKDKLIALKRIIDFHPDFYGIVFCNTKIETQELNDALLKDGVKVDCIHGDLEQAQREKVMNKFRNKYVSILFATDVAARGIDVKNLTHIIHYHLPDDIENYTHRSGRTARAGQKGFSIALLHIKEAYKLHRIEKMANLKFDRYKIPTAAEVAETRIAGFVQKIIASVEQEGSKTPVKNEWIWPLMQLTKEQLVEIILEAELNKYTNTYLAGPDVNVEEKTRDTRPSYDEPRGGKSRSRSRESSGGRGDVRMFVSLGKLDQLRYDELREVIFKLTSVSGRAIRDIDLFNSYSFFMTDAQSAEKLCRLKSLQWKKRDITFKKAEDKRPSRK; the protein is encoded by the coding sequence ATGCAAAAAGTTATAAGTTTCGAAGATTTAGGAATTCAGCCGGAAATTGTGGCAGGACTCCTTGAACTTGGTATTGTTGAGCCAACAGAAATTCAACAAAAAGCAATTCCCGTTTTAGTTGAAGCAGCCAGAGATTTTATCGGTATGGCACAAACGGGTACCGGAAAAACAGCTGCTTTCGGTTTACCGGCGATCCAATCGATCCAAGTCAATCAATACAGACCTCAGGTACTCATTATATCTCCTACAAGGGAGTTGTGCATGCAGATTTCAAATGACTTGAAAAAATATGCTAAAGGCACTAAAGGAATACATGTCGTACCTGTTTACGGAGGTTCGAGTATAGGTTTGCAAATCAAGTCTTTAAAACAAGGTGCTCATATCGTTGTGGCTACACCCGGCAGATTGGTAGACCTCATTGAACGCAAAGCGATTCAATTGGACATGATCCGGCAGGTTGTTTTGGACGAAGCAGATGAAATGCTCAATATGGGATTCAGGGATGATATGGAATTCATACTTGGAGCAACCCCGGTTGAGAAAACAACTGCTTTGTTTTCTGCTACCATGTCAAAAGAAATTAGGGAAATAGCTTCCAATTACCTGAAAGATCCCGTAGAAGTTACCATTGGTAAAAAGAACCTCGGCCACCCTAATATTACCCATCAATATGCAGTCGTTTCTGCAAAAGATAAACTCATTGCGCTCAAAAGAATCATCGATTTTCATCCTGACTTTTACGGAATTGTTTTTTGCAATACCAAAATTGAAACACAGGAGTTGAATGATGCCCTTTTAAAAGATGGCGTAAAAGTAGATTGTATTCACGGCGATCTGGAACAAGCTCAAAGAGAAAAGGTCATGAATAAATTCAGAAACAAATACGTTTCGATTTTATTTGCAACCGATGTTGCTGCCAGAGGCATTGATGTAAAAAACTTGACCCACATCATTCACTATCATCTACCGGATGATATTGAAAATTATACGCACCGCAGCGGACGTACCGCTCGTGCCGGTCAGAAAGGCTTTTCCATTGCATTGTTGCATATCAAGGAAGCCTACAAACTGCATCGCATCGAAAAAATGGCCAATCTCAAATTCGATCGATATAAAATTCCAACAGCTGCTGAAGTAGCGGAGACTAGAATCGCTGGTTTTGTTCAAAAAATAATAGCTTCTGTCGAACAGGAAGGAAGTAAAACACCCGTTAAGAATGAATGGATCTGGCCTTTGATGCAATTAACAAAGGAACAATTAGTGGAGATCATACTTGAAGCCGAACTCAATAAATATACGAATACATATTTAGCCGGCCCTGATGTAAATGTGGAAGAAAAAACCAGAGATACAAGACCATCTTACGATGAACCGCGCGGCGGAAAATCCAGGAGCCGCAGCCGCGAATCAAGTGGTGGCAGAGGAGATGTACGAATGTTTGTGAGTTTAGGAAAACTCGATCAACTCCGTTATGATGAATTGCGGGAGGTCATTTTTAAACTTACTAGTGTGAGTGGCCGGGCAATTCGCGATATTGATTTGTTCAATAGTTATTCTTTTTTCATGACAGATGCTCAGAGTGCTGAGAAATTGTGTCGGCTAAAGAGTTTGCAATGGAAAAAGAGAGACATCACATTTAAGAAAGCAGAAGACAAAAGGCCCTCCAGAAAATAA
- the rseP gene encoding RIP metalloprotease RseP translates to MEILIKISQLLLCLTILVVIHEFGHFLPARWFKTRVEKFYLFFNPWFSIFKKKIGDTEWGLGWLPLGGYVKISGMVDESFDMNQLQSDPQPWEFRSKPAWQRLIIMVGGVTVNFAFGFFIFSMLLWKNGQTYLLNSELKYGIAVDSLAYNMGLRDGDQLLKVGDLPLQKFDKAKIVKTLVLEKNNAVELIRDGEKMNLQINQEVISQLTKPELKNIDFITPRVPAKVRELMKNSDAEKAGILEGDRFLSLNDQSALYLHEIHRIINKQANKTFELKLLRNSDTIQIPVTTDENGIVGVFWQPIDSFMKFETETFGFFAAIPKGIQTGCDLLTSQLKAFSKMFSGEIKAKDSLGGFGSITNMFPASWDWDAFWRMTAVLSIILGFMNLLPIPALDGGYVVFLLIEVVTGKKVPDKVVEKATFIGFILLMALMLYANGLDVLRGLGK, encoded by the coding sequence ATGGAAATTTTAATAAAAATAAGTCAGTTATTGCTCTGTTTGACCATTCTTGTGGTGATCCATGAATTTGGACATTTTTTACCTGCAAGATGGTTTAAGACCCGGGTCGAAAAGTTTTATCTGTTTTTTAATCCATGGTTTTCGATTTTTAAGAAAAAAATCGGAGATACGGAATGGGGATTGGGTTGGCTTCCCCTGGGAGGCTATGTGAAAATTTCAGGTATGGTGGATGAAAGTTTTGATATGAATCAACTTCAGTCGGATCCGCAGCCCTGGGAATTCAGATCTAAACCAGCCTGGCAAAGATTGATCATTATGGTAGGAGGTGTCACTGTGAATTTCGCTTTCGGATTTTTCATATTCTCCATGCTTTTATGGAAAAACGGGCAAACGTATTTGCTAAATAGTGAATTAAAATATGGAATTGCCGTAGACAGTCTCGCATATAATATGGGCCTGCGCGATGGAGATCAACTTTTAAAAGTTGGAGATCTGCCATTGCAAAAATTTGACAAAGCCAAAATTGTCAAAACATTGGTTCTTGAAAAAAACAATGCCGTCGAATTGATCCGCGATGGTGAAAAAATGAATCTTCAAATCAACCAGGAAGTTATTTCACAACTCACAAAACCAGAATTAAAAAATATAGATTTTATCACCCCAAGAGTACCTGCCAAAGTCAGAGAGCTCATGAAAAATTCGGACGCAGAGAAAGCAGGAATTTTAGAGGGTGACCGATTTTTAAGTTTAAATGACCAATCCGCACTTTACTTACATGAGATCCATCGCATCATCAATAAACAAGCTAATAAAACTTTCGAATTGAAATTATTGCGGAATTCTGATACGATACAAATCCCGGTAACAACAGATGAAAATGGTATTGTTGGCGTTTTTTGGCAGCCCATCGATTCCTTTATGAAATTTGAAACTGAAACCTTTGGATTTTTTGCTGCGATACCTAAAGGAATACAAACTGGATGTGATTTATTGACCAGTCAGCTCAAGGCATTTTCGAAAATGTTCAGTGGAGAGATTAAAGCAAAAGATTCTCTGGGCGGATTTGGTTCTATTACCAATATGTTTCCAGCCAGTTGGGATTGGGACGCATTCTGGAGAATGACAGCTGTTTTAAGTATCATCCTCGGCTTTATGAATTTATTGCCAATTCCAGCACTCGATGGTGGTTATGTTGTATTTCTGTTGATTGAAGTGGTCACCGGAAAAAAAGTACCGGATAAAGTCGTTGAGAAAGCAACCTTCATAGGATTTATCCTATTAATGGCTTTGATGCTCTATGCAAATGGTTTAGATGTTTTGCGTGGCCTTGGGAAGTAA
- a CDS encoding iron-sulfur cluster assembly accessory protein: MIYVGPTAKQKIEEIRKSSGLDPNFFIRVSVTSGGCSGLSYKMDFDNETQANDQVFEDNGEKIVTDLKSFLYLFNSTLEFSDGLQGKGFYFNNPNASRTCGCGESFAV, encoded by the coding sequence ATGATTTACGTAGGCCCAACAGCAAAACAAAAAATTGAAGAGATCCGGAAATCTTCAGGCCTGGATCCTAACTTTTTCATCCGCGTTTCTGTCACCAGTGGAGGATGCAGTGGCTTAAGTTATAAAATGGATTTCGACAACGAGACCCAAGCCAATGATCAGGTGTTTGAAGATAATGGTGAAAAAATTGTAACAGATCTGAAATCCTTTCTTTACTTATTCAACTCCACACTTGAATTTTCTGATGGTTTGCAGGGTAAAGGATTTTACTTCAATAATCCAAATGCCTCCCGAACCTGTGGTTGCGGTGAGAGTTTCGCAGTCTAA